The DNA sequence AATAGTTTAACTCTTTATCCAATCTTTAATTTGAAAAGATTTTTTGACTAAAAGCACTATCGGAAAGGAAGAAAAAATACTTTACTTTTTCCATTTAAAAAAACAAAAAGATAATCTGTGAAACTAAACTATAGGGCTATTTTCTTCAAAAGGAGAAAGACTCAATCGCCACAGACTTGGACAACTATTTTTCTTCTTCTATGTCTATTGTCAAAATCAATGCAAACTATTTGCTGCCAAGTCCCTAAGGAAAGATTTTTATCTATCAATGGAATTGACAGAGAAGCACCGATAAGTGCCGCACGAACATGGGCAAAGCCGTTTCCGTCTCCCCAGCGCGCATCGTGGGAGTAATGAATATTTTCAGGAGCTATTCTTTCAATCGCTTCCTTCAAATCCTGAATAGCGCCTGATTCATATTCGATAGTAGTTAATCCAGCAGTAGCTCCGGGTATAAAAACAACAACAATTCCGTTCGTTATTTTTGAATTATATACTGCTTTTTCAACCCTGCCAGTTATATCAACAATGTCGCAATATCCTTTTGTATTAATCTCTAAAATCTCACTATACGAAGGCATAGAGGACCCTTTTTACAAATTCTCAGCAACTAAAGAGGACATTTTTCTTGTTCCTACAATTTTGCCTCTTCCATTATAAATATCTTTTGTGCGAAATCCCTTTTTTAAAACTTTCTCTACAGCCCTTTCAATAGCAGATGCTTCTTCTTCATAGGATAATGAATATCGCAACATCATCGCCGCTGAAAGAATTGTTGCCAATGGATTCGCAATGTCTTTGCCTGCAATATCAGGAGCGCTTCCATGGACCGGTTCATACAAAGCTGCCTTTTCCCCGATACTTGCCGAAGAGAGCATACCTATAGATCCTGTTATCATTGCGGCTTCATCACTGATTATATCACCAAAAAGATTAGGTGTAAGAATAACATCGAATTGTGCAGGATCTCTTATAATCTGCATTGCGCAATTGTCTACATACATATGAGACAACTCAATATGAGAAAAATTGTTATGCACATCTTCAACTACATCTCTCCAAAGACGTGAACATTCGAGGACATTTGCTTTATCAACAGATACAACTTTTCTTTTTCTCCTCTCTGCTATTTTAAATGCCGTTTCTGCAATTCGTCTTATCGTAGCTTCATCATAAACCATCGTATTAAAAGCTTTTTTCCCTTTTTTTTCTTTTTTTATGCCGCGAGGTTTTCCATAATAGATTCCAGAATTTAATTCACGTACAACGACAAAGTCCACATTTTTAAGGACAGAGCTTTTTAATGTAGACGAAGATATTAGAGGACGGAAAATTTTTGCAGGTCTGATATTTGCATAAAGACCAAGTTTTTTTCTTATTTCCAAGAGTCCTGATTCAGGCCTCATTTTGCCTGTTAGTTTATCCCATTTAGGTCCTCCAACGGCCCCCAAGAGTATCACTCCACATTCCTTGCATGCTTTCAAAGTATCATCAGGCAAGGGGGTGCTTCTTTTATCGATTGCAATACCACCTATTAGCTTTTCTTCATAATCAAATTTTATCTGAAATCTTTTCCCAACAGCGTCCAATACTTCGATAGCGCCTTCTACCACCTCTGGGCCAACCCCATCGCCGGGTAATACAACTATCTTTTCTTTCCTCATTAATCGCTCTCCATCTTTTGTTGCATATTAAAAAATGGACATTAATAAATCATCATTTTGAATCTTCGTCAAGAAATTGCATGCTTCCTTCAATCTTATGCTCATTGAGTTTAGCAATAGACCAAACAAAAATCAGACAAGTGCCCTGATAGATAAAGTCAAATCCTCTTTCTGAACGCGATATTGTTTTGAGCGGATAAGAATAACAACTGCAGGGCTGTGAAAATTCTATTGAGATTTCTGCGGAGTCACATTTGCTTTCAATTTTACATTTGCTAATTTCTTGGACAACAAACAAAGATTTGAAATCATATTCCATACTATTATTTCGATTCTTAAATAAAAGGAATCTATTCCCTTCAGAATCTGCTGATGTAAGAGATAAATTTATTTCCAATGCAATTTTTTTATTCTCATAAGAGTCTTCAACATTTTCAATCTCCCAGAGGAATGAAAAAAAATTTTTCCCTTCTTCCAAAAAATATCTTTTTTTCAAAATTGGAATTGCAGGATTATTATTTTTCCCAATGAGTAGAACCTCTGCAACCTTATTTCTTTTTTTAATTAAATAGTCGAACTCCTGAATCCCCCTATTTAAACTCCAAATCTTTTCACTATTACTAATAAAATCTGTGTATGAAATATCTTCTTCCAAAAACAGATGAGTAAAAGATGTACGATAAAATTTGTCATAGAAAAAATTCTCTTCGTCTCCCATATACACTATCTCGTCTACCTTTTTTATTTGATTTCCAATCTCTGAATGATAGGGTTCATATCTCCTTGTCAAGACATTCAAGACATTCATTCCTTTCTCCATCCAGTCGATTTCCACAATGGAACCACGATATGATGGATTTATCCAAAGAGACAAATTGTTGTTTGAAAGAATGACCTCATTTTTCCCGTCGAAATCATAATCCTCTTCTTCAACTTCAATTTTAGAGCTTGAATTTCCCGAATATTCATCTAAAAAGCGCTGTGCATCGATTAAATTCTTATAAACAGCACTCCTTATATGATGAAGATAAATTCCACCAAAGAGGCCGTGCCAGTAAGCGCAATTGCAGGAAGCTTTATATAAAGATTTCAAAATCTTGTTTTTAGTGTCATCATTTTCTCTACCGTAAAAAATTCCTGCCTTCTCTACTTGTTCGCTAATATAGATTAATTTTTTATGCATCCGATTTGATTCAGGATATTTGACAAAAAAATTTTTCCAAAAGCCGCCTGCCATAGCATCTACAAATTTCACCATTTCATTGTCATCTTTGATTTTTTCCTTTATTGAGTCCTTCAATTTTCGAGAATCATCTGAAAGAGACCACAACATCATTTCTTCATAGGATGATTCCGGAATATAAACCTCTGATTGTGGACTCTTAATTTGAAGAAAGTCGCTAAATTTGACAGTTTCTATTTGTCCTCTATCTTTTTCTAATGCGTGAAAAAATTTTTCAAGCCATCTCTCTTTATATACTAATTCATAGGTGCCCGGCCATTCTCCGAACTTTTCAACATCATCGCCATAGGTAAAAAGATATTCATTCTCCCCTTCATCCAACGGTTTCTTTAAATAGCTTATGACTTCATCTATTTCTTTAAAGGGAATCGAAAATCTCAGTTCCTTATCAGTAGGGAAAACGAATATTCTATGACCGTCATTCTCTGTTATGTAATAATTTTTTATATCTTTAACGGCAATGCCGCTTCTCATAATATGAGTATCATCAAGAATAGTATATCTTATCTTGGCGTTGCTCAATATTTTAGGAAGGTAAGGTTCCCATACTCTTTCTGCGATCCACGCTCCATTAGGACTGAAAAAAAAATTTTTTTTCAAATAGTCTGAAAGCATTTCAATTTGTCCGATTGCATCTCTTTCGGGGATTGCCGTCAGAACCGGTTCATAAAAGCCACCTGATATAAGTTCAACCTGTCCCCTATTTGTAAGTAAAGACAAATCATCAAAAAATTCTCTGTGTCTCAATTCTATCCATTCAAGGAGAGATCCGGACAAGTGGAGATTTGCTTTAATGGAAGGAAATTTTTTCAGTGTTTCGACAAAAGGAAGATAGGAATTCTGATAAGCCCTTTCGAGTACATAATCGAAATTTCCAACAGGCTGATGAAAATGTAATGCAAGTGCAAAATACATTTTCATCATCAATCACCTGAATAAGGGCTTAATACCTTGAGAGATGAAGAAAGAACATCTCCATATCGAGATAAAAAAACTCTCTTTGCCATATTATTTTTCTCTATATGAAGGATTCTTTTTTATGATTGTTTTGATGACACATACTCCATTAAACCACCCTTCACTATTATCTCCTTTACAAAGTCAGGAAAGGGTTTCGGTTTAAAGAGTTTATTATCGGAAACTCTCCTAATTATTCCTTCTTCCAAGTCAACCTCGATAAGATCGCCAAACTCAATATTGTCTGCCGCTTCCGGGCACTCTATTATAGGCAAACCAATATTAAAAGAGTTTCTGTAAAAGATTCTTGCAAAGGATTTGGCAATGACACAGGAAATACCGGAAGCTTTTATCGAAATAGGAGCATGTTCTCTCGAAGAGCCGCATCCAAAATTTTCTCCCGCAACTATAATATCCCCTTCCTTCACATTGGAAGCAAAAGTATCATCAATATCTTCCATACAATGCGCGGCAAGCTCTTTTGGGTCACTTGTGTTTAAATACCTCGCTGGAATAATGACATCAGTATTTACATCATCTCCATATTTGAAAACTTTACCCTTAAACTTTAGTGATTTCACACTACCTCCTCCGGATGGGTTATCTTTCCTGTAATGGCAGAAGCTGCAGCAACGGATGGTCCTGCCAGATATACCTCACTTTCAGGATGTCCCATTCTCCCAACAAAATTTCTGTTTGTTGTTGCAACACATTTTTCCCCTTTTGCCAAAATACCCATATGGCCACCAAGACATGGCCCGCAAGTTGGAGGACCAATAACTGCTTCTGCATCAATAAATATTTCAATAAGCCCCCGTTTTAATGCTTCACTATATATTTCCTGAGTTGCAGGAAAAATAATCAAGCGAACATTAGGATTGACTTTCTTACCTTTAAGAATTGCAGCAGCTTCCTCTAAATCTCTCAATCTTCCATTCGTGCAGGAGCCAATTACAACCTGATCAACGAAAATATCTGACAATTCCCTGACTGATTTTGCATTTCCCGGAGATGGAGGCAGCGACACTTGAGGCTCCAAATTACTGCAGTCAATCTCAATGACATCTGAATATTCAGCTTCAGGATCGCTTTGATAAGCTGAATATTCCCTTCTCTTTCTTTTATCAACAAATTTCAATGTTGTTTCATCAGGAGCTATAATTCCATTTTTTGCGCCTGCTTCAACTGCCATATTGCACATTGTCAATCTTCCGTCTATAGGAAGATTATCAATAACATCCCCTGTAAATTCCATTGATTTATAATTTGCTCCATCAACTCCTATCAAACCTATCGTATAAAGGATTAAATCCTTTCCTGATACGAAT is a window from the Candidatus Schekmanbacteria bacterium genome containing:
- a CDS encoding YjbQ family protein, whose translation is MPSYSEILEINTKGYCDIVDITGRVEKAVYNSKITNGIVVVFIPGATAGLTTIEYESGAIQDLKEAIERIAPENIHYSHDARWGDGNGFAHVRAALIGASLSIPLIDKNLSLGTWQQIVCIDFDNRHRRRKIVVQVCGD
- the leuB gene encoding 3-isopropylmalate dehydrogenase, producing MRKEKIVVLPGDGVGPEVVEGAIEVLDAVGKRFQIKFDYEEKLIGGIAIDKRSTPLPDDTLKACKECGVILLGAVGGPKWDKLTGKMRPESGLLEIRKKLGLYANIRPAKIFRPLISSSTLKSSVLKNVDFVVVRELNSGIYYGKPRGIKKEKKGKKAFNTMVYDEATIRRIAETAFKIAERRKRKVVSVDKANVLECSRLWRDVVEDVHNNFSHIELSHMYVDNCAMQIIRDPAQFDVILTPNLFGDIISDEAAMITGSIGMLSSASIGEKAALYEPVHGSAPDIAGKDIANPLATILSAAMMLRYSLSYEEEASAIERAVEKVLKKGFRTKDIYNGRGKIVGTRKMSSLVAENL
- a CDS encoding DUF1926 domain-containing protein produces the protein MMKMYFALALHFHQPVGNFDYVLERAYQNSYLPFVETLKKFPSIKANLHLSGSLLEWIELRHREFFDDLSLLTNRGQVELISGGFYEPVLTAIPERDAIGQIEMLSDYLKKNFFFSPNGAWIAERVWEPYLPKILSNAKIRYTILDDTHIMRSGIAVKDIKNYYITENDGHRIFVFPTDKELRFSIPFKEIDEVISYLKKPLDEGENEYLFTYGDDVEKFGEWPGTYELVYKERWLEKFFHALEKDRGQIETVKFSDFLQIKSPQSEVYIPESSYEEMMLWSLSDDSRKLKDSIKEKIKDDNEMVKFVDAMAGGFWKNFFVKYPESNRMHKKLIYISEQVEKAGIFYGRENDDTKNKILKSLYKASCNCAYWHGLFGGIYLHHIRSAVYKNLIDAQRFLDEYSGNSSSKIEVEEEDYDFDGKNEVILSNNNLSLWINPSYRGSIVEIDWMEKGMNVLNVLTRRYEPYHSEIGNQIKKVDEIVYMGDEENFFYDKFYRTSFTHLFLEEDISYTDFISNSEKIWSLNRGIQEFDYLIKKRNKVAEVLLIGKNNNPAIPILKKRYFLEEGKNFFSFLWEIENVEDSYENKKIALEINLSLTSADSEGNRFLLFKNRNNSMEYDFKSLFVVQEISKCKIESKCDSAEISIEFSQPCSCYSYPLKTISRSERGFDFIYQGTCLIFVWSIAKLNEHKIEGSMQFLDEDSK
- the leuD gene encoding 3-isopropylmalate dehydratase small subunit is translated as MKSLKFKGKVFKYGDDVNTDVIIPARYLNTSDPKELAAHCMEDIDDTFASNVKEGDIIVAGENFGCGSSREHAPISIKASGISCVIAKSFARIFYRNSFNIGLPIIECPEAADNIEFGDLIEVDLEEGIIRRVSDNKLFKPKPFPDFVKEIIVKGGLMEYVSSKQS
- the leuC gene encoding 3-isopropylmalate dehydratase large subunit: MGMTISQKILADKAGKKEVQPGEIISAKVDVALGNDITAPIAIKLFEKYEGKKLFDNEKVVFVPDHFTPNKDIKSAEQCRILREFAKKHNVKYYFEIGRVGIEHALLPDKGIVLPGDLVIGADSHTCTYGALGAFSTGIGSTDLAATMMTGEIWLKVPESIKFVYNGKLQPFVSGKDLILYTIGLIGVDGANYKSMEFTGDVIDNLPIDGRLTMCNMAVEAGAKNGIIAPDETTLKFVDKRKRREYSAYQSDPEAEYSDVIEIDCSNLEPQVSLPPSPGNAKSVRELSDIFVDQVVIGSCTNGRLRDLEEAAAILKGKKVNPNVRLIIFPATQEIYSEALKRGLIEIFIDAEAVIGPPTCGPCLGGHMGILAKGEKCVATTNRNFVGRMGHPESEVYLAGPSVAAASAITGKITHPEEVV